Below is a window of Comamonadaceae bacterium M7527 DNA.
AAGCTATCGCCCTCACTGGCAATCACACTTTGCCACGCTGGCACTTGCTCTTGAAGGCCACTCGCTCTGACAAGCATGGCGTCTATGTTGCCAGCCAAAGCAAACCATACTGGGCCTTGCAACACACGCAGCTTGGGCCCGGCTGAGCGCACCTCAATACAAACCTCATGGACAGGATTGCCTACCAAGGTATTGGCCGCATGGGCCAAAGGCGCATCCAAAAAGCCAGACCATGGCACACCCGCTCGGCGTTGGCCCCAACGCCCCTGATCTTGCAAGGTATTGCCCAGGCCAGCAGCCACGACTTCAAAGCAGGCCTTCATACGCTCAAAGCGCGTCGCGCGTATTGGGCACGTGCATCAGCCACGCTGAGCTTGGCGCGTCGCAGCGCTTGCAGCTCTTGGCTGTCAACCGCCATAAAGCCCACGGCGTCACCGGCGCTCAGCAGCGCTGCATGGTTGCCGCCGTGTTTGTCAAACAATGGCAGCGGCATACAGCCAATGAGGTTCCATCCACCCGGACTATCCCAGGGGTAAATACACGCCATGTCATCAGCAATGGCCAGGGACTGCGCCGGCACACGCTTGCGAGGCACGGCCAACCGTGATGTCTTGAGCGTGTGCGCGAGCTGGGCCAGATACGCAAAGCCCGGCAAAAAACCCATGGCGTAAACCCTCAACGACTGCGCCAGCACAGCATCCACCAGCGCTTGCGGGCTCATGCCCAGCAGCTGCGCCGTGTTGATCAGGTCTGGCGCGTACTCCTCGTCAAAGCACACAGGCAAACGCCACACCAGACCACTGGCAGGTGCAACATTGGGCGTGGTGGCCAGTTGCAACAAGGTGTTGCCCAAGGCCTGCGCATCTGCCTGCAGGGGGTCAAACAATACCGTCACAGATCGGAAAGTAGGCACTATGTCGCGCACACCTTGAAGCGTACCCGCACGCTGGCGTTGCTCCAAGGCTTGGGCAATAGCGGCGCACTGCGCATTCACGTCGGCATCAACCTGCGCACCCAGTTCAAGCGTCCAGGCGGCGTCACCCATAGGCAACAACCTAGGTGTTGGGTAAGCACGCATTACATGAGACTGGGCAGCCACAGCACAATGCCGGGAAAGTAGTAAATCAACACAATCGCCAACATCATGAGTCCAAACATGGGCACGACGGTTCTGGCAATGTAGCCAATGTCACGCTTGGTCAGACCTTGCAGTACAAACAGATTAAGGCCAACAGGCGGCGTAATCTGAGCCACCTCTACCACCAGCACCACAAACACACCAAACCACACCAAATCGAGACCAGCTTGCTGAATAGTAGGCAACAACACGCCAATGGTGAGCACCACCATGGATATACCGTCCAGAAAGCAACCCAGCACCAGAAAGAACACGGTCAAGGCCATTACCAATGCCAGCGGCGACAAACCCAAAGCGCCAATGAACTCTGCCAAATGGCGTGGCAAGCCAACAAAGCCCATGGCCAGTGTGAGAAAGGCTGCGCCCGCCAAAATGAGGCCAATCATGCAGTAGACCTTGCATGCGCTGGTGAGGCCCTCGGTAAAAGACGACCAGGACAAACTGCCCTCAAGCGTGGACAGCAGCAACGCGCCCAAAACACCAATGGCAGCGGCCTCTGTGGCGGTGGCAATGCCGGTATATATGGAGCCCAATACGGCCAGGATAAGCCCCACCACTGGCAGCAATTTGCTGGACGCTTTGAGTTTTTCAACAAAGCCCATGTCCTGGTCAGCAGCGGGTATGGCTGAGGGGTTACGCCAAGCCCACAAGGCAATGTAGCCCATGAACAGCGCCGCCAACATCAGCCCTGGCAAAGCACCCGCCACAAACAACCTCGAGATGGACACATCGGCAGCCACACCATACACAATCATGATGATGGACGGTGGAATCAACAGGCCCAAGGTGGCAGCACCAGCCAGCGAGCCAATCGCCATGGCAGGCGGGTAGCCGCGCCGGTCAAGCTCAGACAGGGATATCTTGCCAATGGTGGCGCAGGTGGCTGCGGACGAGCCGGATACCGCTGCAAAAATGGCGCTGCCAATCACGTTAACGTGCAGCAACCGCCCTGGCACGCGGTTGAACCAGGGCGACAAGCCTTTGAACATGTTGTCGGACAGGTTGGTTCTAAAGAGTATTTCCCCCATCCACAAAAACAAGGGCAACGCGGTCAGCGTCCAACTGGAGCTGGAACCCCATATGGTGAGCACCATGCTGTCGCCAACGGGGCGCGGACTGACAAACAGCATAGTGACCAAGCCCACTGCCAGCAGCGCCATGCCAATCCAAAAGCCGCTGGCCAATATGACCACCAGCAACACAATGAGGCCTATGGCCAATACAACGTCCATGTGAAGCCTTATTGGAAGTCAGCTTGGCCAGCCGAAGGCGCAGTGCGCTCATCTAGGAAATGGCCCAGCGTGTATTTGTTGTAAAGAGCATGGCAGGCTGCAACAGCCAGGCCAATACAGCCAAGCGCCATGCTCAGCTGTGGAATCCACATGGGCGTTGCATCACCTGTGGGCGCAACGTCATGAAACAAATGAGACTGCCACACTAAACGACAGGCAAACCAGGCCACATAAGTGGACAACAGCACACCGCCACACAAGACCACATAGTCCAGCACGTTGCGCCATACGTCTTGGGCTTTATTGGTCAGTATGGTGACGCGCACATGATCGCCACCCAGAAAAGCACTAGGCAAGGCCAAAAACAAAGCGGCGGCAATGGCGTAGCCCGCGTAGCCATCAAGCCCGGTAATAGACCAGCCGTCAACAAGGCGCGTAGCAATATTTAGCGTGATGGCAAGCAAGGCACACACCATGGAGATGCAGGCCAGCACCAACAGCAACTTGTAAAAATACAGCAAGTAAACACGCATAGCGCTAGTTCCTAAGTAAGGCTTGGATCATGGTAAAAGTGCCATAACCCAAGCCCTTGGCTCATAAAAAGAAGAGCCTATTGGAGTTTACTGACCGTAGGCAGACAAGATAGCCGCGCCATCCGCACCAGCAGCCTTGGCCCAGTCGGCAGTCATTTCCTTGCCAATACCACCCAGCGCCGCCTTGACACTGTCAGACGGCTCAGCAATCGTCATGCCGTTGGCACGCAACACGTTGATGGAGTCGGTGTTGACCTGTTCGCTCTTGGCCCAGCCGCGCGCCTCAGCCATGGCGGCCGCTTTGAGGACTGCGTCTTGCGTGGCCTTGTCGAGTGCGTCAAAGGCTTTTTGGCTCACGGCTGTCACGTTGCATGGCAACCAGCCGTTGACTGGGTAGAAGAACTTGGTTTGCTCATACAGCTTGCCGTCAGCGCCGCTGGCGCTTGAGGTCAGGAAGTTTTGCGCAGCACCGGTGGCCAAGGCTTGGCCCAACTCGGGCAACTGTATGGTCACTGGTGACGCGCCCAGCATTTGCGCAATTTTGGTCGTGGCAGGGTTGTAGGCACGCATCTTGGTGCCCTTGAAATCTTCCGCACTGTTAATGGCTTTAACAGAGTACAAAGACTGGCCAGGCCATGGCACCGAGAACAGCATCTTCACACCCTGGCTCGCCAACACCTTGCTTTGCACAGGCTTGCTCGCGTCCAGCAAACGCTTGGCGTCCGGGTAGCTGGTCGCCAAAAACGGAATGGAGTCCACGCCAAACACAGGGTTCTCGTTACTCAAACCCGAGATGATGAATTCACCTGCAGGCACTAGGCCGGCCTGGATTGAGCGCTTGATCTCTGGCTGCTTGAACAAGGAGCCACCAGCATGCAAGGTGATCTTGAGTTTGCCGCCAGACAGTTTTTCCACGTCATCGGCAAACTGCTGCACGTTTTGCGTCTGGAAGGTATTGACGCCGTAGCCCGTGGGCAAATCCCAGGTTGTTTGGGCGCTGGCCATGCTGACAAAACCAGCGGCCGCAAGTGCAGTGATGAGTTGTTTTTTCATAAATGTCTCCTAGTGATGGATATGAACGAGAACGGGGAACGGAAAACTCAGAAACTCGCCAGCTGGCTATTTTTTAAATCCGTGATCAGCATGCAGCCAGGCGCGTGGGTGATGCAAAAGTCTGGTTTGGCGTGTAGCAGCGCAGACTGTGGCGTGACACCGCATGCCCAAAACACCGGTATTTCGCCCTCATACAAGTCCACCGCATCGCCGTAGTCGGGCTTGCTCAAGTCTGCAATACCAATGCGTGCGGGGTCTCCAAGGTGAATAGGTGCGCCGTGCACCTCGGGGTAGCGCGACGTGATTTGTACCGCCTTGATCGCATCCTTGGCCAGCATGGGGCGCATGGACACCACCATGGGCCCCGCAAAAGGGCCTGCCGCCACCGTTTGAATATTGCTGCGGTACATGGGTACGTTTCGGCCCTGCTCTATGTGACGAACAGGCACGTTGGCCTCAAGCAAGGCTTCTTCAAATGAGAACGAGCAACCAATAATGAATGTCACCAAATCATCACGCCACAGTGAGGAGATATCGCTGGGCGTGGCCACAATCTCACCATGACGCCAAACGCGGTATTGCGGCACGTCTGTGCGAATATCAATGTCAGCACCCAGCAGCGGCAGATGCGGATCACCGGGCTCGCTCAAACCAATGATGGGGCAAGGCCTGCGGTTGTTTTGGCAAAAGCGCAAAAAATCGGACGCACTGTCTTGCGGCAGTATCACCACATTGCCCTGCAACTGGCTACCCGCTATGCCGCTGGTGTTGCCGCTGAATGAGCCACTGCGAATGGATTGGCGCAAAGCCGCGATATCCGTTGGCGCTGTTAATGCTGACCCCATGAATGACTTCCAATCAATGAAACGTTGCAATCGAAATTCATTATTGGTACAAGCCACGCATCACACAAGCGGAAAAAATTTTTGAGGTCTCATCAAATTTTTCTATGATTGGTAATTACCCCAATCTGCAAAAACTAGCCTTTTAACGCTGCTCCCGGCTACTTGAACTGCGCCACAAAAGCCGCAGCAGATGCAACAAGCATCTCAACCTCACGTGACGTTGGATCAACCCTGTAACTGGCATGTATGGGCAGTGGGTGCAGCTGAACCTCAGACTTCAACGGCTTGAGGTTTGGGAAACTCATGGGGTTGCGCACCGCCTGCAAAGGCAGCGTGGCAATACCAAAACCGCCCTGCACCAACTGCGCCATGGCGGAAATAGACGAGATGGTGTGAATGCGCTTGGGCGACTTGTTGGCCTCATTGAACAAATCCACCAAGTGCACATGGGGCTGCGAGCCGCGCTGGAAGGTCAACAGCTCGTAGTCACACAAGTTGTCTAATGAGTATTGACGCTTGCGATGCGCGGTTTTGTTACCAATGAGAGCCATCTCCATAGCGGGAAATGGCTTGGTAAAAATAGTCTCGCCTGAGGCCGGCAATGCGGCAAACACCAAATCTTGCACACCACGACTGACCTGGTCCAGCAAGGTGGGCGTGGTATCTACCGACAACTCTAGCGACAGCCCCGGGTGCTCTGCGCGCAACTGCTCAAGCCAGGGCACCAGCCAAGAGTGCAGCACGGACTCAATGGCACCAATGCGCACGGTCACCGCCAAACGCTCGCTTTGCCCCATTTCGGCTTTCACCTCGCGTTGCAACTCCAGCAAGCGTTCGGCATGCCTGAAAAACCGCGTACCCGCCAGCGTGAGACGAAACTGCTTGTCGCGCCTGTCCAGCAACAGCACGCCCAACTCGTCTTCCAAAGCGGAAATTCG
It encodes the following:
- a CDS encoding putative hydro-lyase, giving the protein MGSALTAPTDIAALRQSIRSGSFSGNTSGIAGSQLQGNVVILPQDSASDFLRFCQNNRRPCPIIGLSEPGDPHLPLLGADIDIRTDVPQYRVWRHGEIVATPSDISSLWRDDLVTFIIGCSFSFEEALLEANVPVRHIEQGRNVPMYRSNIQTVAAGPFAGPMVVSMRPMLAKDAIKAVQITSRYPEVHGAPIHLGDPARIGIADLSKPDYGDAVDLYEGEIPVFWACGVTPQSALLHAKPDFCITHAPGCMLITDLKNSQLASF
- a CDS encoding TRAP transporter small permease, with product MRVYLLYFYKLLLVLACISMVCALLAITLNIATRLVDGWSITGLDGYAGYAIAAALFLALPSAFLGGDHVRVTILTNKAQDVWRNVLDYVVLCGGVLLSTYVAWFACRLVWQSHLFHDVAPTGDATPMWIPQLSMALGCIGLAVAACHALYNKYTLGHFLDERTAPSAGQADFQ
- a CDS encoding allophanate hydrolase subunit 1, whose protein sequence is MGDAAWTLELGAQVDADVNAQCAAIAQALEQRQRAGTLQGVRDIVPTFRSVTVLFDPLQADAQALGNTLLQLATTPNVAPASGLVWRLPVCFDEEYAPDLINTAQLLGMSPQALVDAVLAQSLRVYAMGFLPGFAYLAQLAHTLKTSRLAVPRKRVPAQSLAIADDMACIYPWDSPGGWNLIGCMPLPLFDKHGGNHAALLSAGDAVGFMAVDSQELQALRRAKLSVADARAQYARRALSV
- a CDS encoding LysR family transcriptional regulator is translated as MNLRFVESFYWVVMLKSVTRAADKMFLTQSAVSSRISALEDELGVLLLDRRDKQFRLTLAGTRFFRHAERLLELQREVKAEMGQSERLAVTVRIGAIESVLHSWLVPWLEQLRAEHPGLSLELSVDTTPTLLDQVSRGVQDLVFAALPASGETIFTKPFPAMEMALIGNKTAHRKRQYSLDNLCDYELLTFQRGSQPHVHLVDLFNEANKSPKRIHTISSISAMAQLVQGGFGIATLPLQAVRNPMSFPNLKPLKSEVQLHPLPIHASYRVDPTSREVEMLVASAAAFVAQFK
- a CDS encoding TRAP transporter large permease subunit translates to MDVVLAIGLIVLLVVILASGFWIGMALLAVGLVTMLFVSPRPVGDSMVLTIWGSSSSWTLTALPLFLWMGEILFRTNLSDNMFKGLSPWFNRVPGRLLHVNVIGSAIFAAVSGSSAATCATIGKISLSELDRRGYPPAMAIGSLAGAATLGLLIPPSIIMIVYGVAADVSISRLFVAGALPGLMLAALFMGYIALWAWRNPSAIPAADQDMGFVEKLKASSKLLPVVGLILAVLGSIYTGIATATEAAAIGVLGALLLSTLEGSLSWSSFTEGLTSACKVYCMIGLILAGAAFLTLAMGFVGLPRHLAEFIGALGLSPLALVMALTVFFLVLGCFLDGISMVVLTIGVLLPTIQQAGLDLVWFGVFVVLVVEVAQITPPVGLNLFVLQGLTKRDIGYIARTVVPMFGLMMLAIVLIYYFPGIVLWLPSLM
- a CDS encoding TRAP transporter substrate-binding protein, which gives rise to MKKQLITALAAAGFVSMASAQTTWDLPTGYGVNTFQTQNVQQFADDVEKLSGGKLKITLHAGGSLFKQPEIKRSIQAGLVPAGEFIISGLSNENPVFGVDSIPFLATSYPDAKRLLDASKPVQSKVLASQGVKMLFSVPWPGQSLYSVKAINSAEDFKGTKMRAYNPATTKIAQMLGASPVTIQLPELGQALATGAAQNFLTSSASGADGKLYEQTKFFYPVNGWLPCNVTAVSQKAFDALDKATQDAVLKAAAMAEARGWAKSEQVNTDSINVLRANGMTIAEPSDSVKAALGGIGKEMTADWAKAAGADGAAILSAYGQ